The Triplophysa rosa linkage group LG25, Trosa_1v2, whole genome shotgun sequence genome window below encodes:
- the LOC130548756 gene encoding uncharacterized protein LOC130548756: MLCCSIGTTRMDYDADMICVRVFDAFYILCYILYVFIYLSWIHHHVKLIYLLVRMLRNMTYRVTSFGLFLLVVHCVFGADADEVKSVMEGDSVTLNTHLTHIQRDIQILWQFVNRGTRIAEINTHGSSIYDDDERFKGKLQLDSQTGSLTITNITITDSGLYKLHIISDRGTSYKRFNVTVYAGLPVPVIIRNSSQCSSSSERSSVSKCVLLCSVMNVTHVSLSWYKGKSLLSSISVSDLNIRLSLPLEVEYQDTNTYRCVFNNSITNHTQHLYIIYVCQPCSGKTAINIIIY; this comes from the exons ATGTTGTGTTGTTCTATCGGGACAACGCGAATGGACTATGATGCGGATATGATTTGTGTTCGTGTCTTTGATGCGTTTTATATActgtgttatatactgtatgtatttatatatctttCTTGGATTCATCATCATGTGAAGTTAATTTATCTTTTGGTGAGAATGTTGAGGAATATGACTTACAGAGTAACCTCATTTGGTCTCTTCTTATTGGTCGTGCACT gtgtgtttggtgctgatgcagatgaagtgaagtcagtgatggagggagattctgtcacACTAAACACTCATCTTACTCACATACAGAGAGACATACAGATACTGTGGCAGTTTGTTAATCGAGGGACTCGTATAGCTGAAATCAATACACATGGCAGCTCTatatatgatgatgatgagagatTTAAAGGCAAATTACAGCTGGACAgtcagactggatctctcaccatcacaaacatcacaataACAGACTCTGGACTTTATAAACTACACATCATCAGTGACAGAGGAACTTCATACAAGAGATTCAATGTTACTGTCTATG CTGGTCTGCCTGTTCCTGTCATCATCAGAAACTCTTCTCAATGTTCTTCATCATCAGAAAGATCTTCAGTGtcaaaatgtgtgttgttgtgttcggtgatgaatgtgacacatgtgagtctctcctggtacaaaggaaagagtttattgtccagcatcagtgtgtctgatctcaacatcagactctctctacctctggaggtggaatatcaggatacaaacacatacagatgtgtctTCAACAATTccatcacaaaccacacacaacatcttTACATCATTTATGTCTGTCAGCCGTGTTCTGGTAAGACagcaataaatattattatttattga